The following coding sequences lie in one Enterococcus sp. 9E7_DIV0242 genomic window:
- the licT gene encoding BglG family transcription antiterminator LicT, with product MLIHKILNNNVIITVDEHNRELIVMGKGLGFKKKPGDFISKDKVDKVYQLTSEKISLQFQELLEDLPMEYLEISDEIIEYAKKEINENLNETIYISLTDHLHTAIERVKKNVEVKNVLLWDIKRFFPDEFKVGMMAIEKVKERYGVELSEDEAGFIALHIVNAQQDGDGSGNTYEITKVMQEIMNIIKYYFKISFDESSVYFYRFTTHLKFFAYRLLSKGQYIDETDQELLEIIKKKYQNAYHCIEKIEKYLTDAYDYKISNDEKLYLTIHIARLVIKNN from the coding sequence ATGTTAATTCATAAGATACTTAACAATAATGTGATCATTACTGTCGATGAGCATAACCGTGAATTGATAGTAATGGGAAAGGGCTTGGGGTTTAAAAAAAAGCCTGGTGATTTCATTTCCAAGGACAAAGTCGATAAAGTCTATCAGCTGACAAGCGAGAAAATTTCCCTACAGTTTCAAGAGCTGCTGGAAGACTTACCGATGGAGTATTTGGAGATATCCGATGAAATTATTGAGTATGCCAAGAAGGAGATCAATGAAAATCTGAATGAAACAATTTATATTTCATTGACCGATCACTTGCATACGGCCATTGAGCGTGTAAAAAAGAATGTCGAAGTCAAGAATGTGCTACTGTGGGATATCAAACGGTTTTTCCCTGATGAATTTAAAGTTGGTATGATGGCAATTGAGAAGGTGAAAGAGAGATATGGCGTAGAATTGTCAGAGGATGAAGCTGGATTTATAGCATTACATATTGTTAATGCTCAGCAGGATGGTGATGGGTCTGGCAATACATATGAGATTACAAAGGTTATGCAAGAAATTATGAATATTATTAAGTATTATTTTAAAATCTCATTTGATGAAAGCTCTGTCTATTTTTATCGTTTCACGACACATTTGAAATTCTTTGCGTATCGCTTGCTTTCAAAAGGACAATATATAGATGAAACAGATCAGGAATTATTGGAAATTATCAAGAAAAAATATCAAAATGCATATCACTGTATCGAGAAAATCGAAAAATATTTGACCGATGCGTATGACTATAAAATTTCAAATGATGAGAAGCTTTATTTGACTATTCATATTGCACGTTTAGTCATTAAAAATAATTAA
- a CDS encoding beta-glucoside-specific PTS transporter subunit IIABC, which yields MGKYDELAQNIVREVGGKDNINSLTNCITRLRFKLKDDNKANTEVLKNMDGVVTVMQAGGQYQVVIGNHVPDVRKAVDEVIGVLEPVANDGPKGNLFDRFVDMISGIFQPILAPLSAAGMLKGVNAVLAFALGASYSAGPTYAVFNAMGDGLFLFLPIFIGYTAMKKFGGSPFLGMMIASSLVYTGFIDGSATAAFAESGGLNFFGIPFSIPAAGYGSTVMPIIASTAFAALLEKQLRKIIPDVVKLFLVPFFAALITVPLTFLVIGPIMNVVSDALGNGLIALQGFSPILFGAILGFSWQILVMFGMHWAIIPFAIIALSQGQPTQLLIASGGVSFAQTGAVLAVMLKTKNAKLKELSIPAFISGIFGVTEPAIYGITLPKKKPFWASCVIGGITGAISMGLGITAYQMGGLGIFRYTGQISPDGDIKFAIWSMILDAAALIAGFALAYAIGFKDDEDTTTPMSKEEAKLVATGKQNKLGKNEVVSPVKGSVLPLSQCKDQAFAQGALGKGVLIEPTEGIVRAPFDGTVMTLFPTKHAIGLISDQGMELLIHIGMDTVQLDGKHFEAKVAQGDKVKKGDVLVTFDIEAIKAAGFSVETPVIVTNTGDYLDIVETQNGEVTSKDTLITALA from the coding sequence ATGGGTAAGTACGATGAATTAGCACAAAATATTGTAAGAGAAGTTGGGGGCAAAGACAATATCAATTCTTTGACCAACTGTATCACACGTCTTCGCTTCAAGCTGAAAGACGACAACAAAGCAAATACAGAAGTGTTGAAAAACATGGATGGTGTAGTTACTGTTATGCAAGCTGGCGGACAATATCAAGTTGTTATTGGAAACCACGTACCGGATGTGCGCAAAGCTGTAGATGAGGTTATAGGAGTTTTAGAGCCAGTTGCTAATGATGGGCCAAAAGGGAATTTATTCGATCGATTTGTAGACATGATTTCAGGTATTTTTCAACCAATTCTTGCGCCATTATCTGCGGCTGGTATGCTGAAGGGTGTGAATGCTGTTTTAGCATTTGCGTTAGGAGCTTCCTATTCAGCGGGTCCTACTTATGCAGTATTCAATGCAATGGGTGATGGACTATTCCTATTCTTACCAATCTTTATTGGTTACACAGCAATGAAAAAGTTCGGCGGCTCCCCATTCTTGGGTATGATGATTGCCTCAAGCTTAGTGTACACAGGATTTATTGACGGGTCGGCAACAGCAGCTTTTGCTGAAAGCGGGGGCTTGAATTTCTTCGGTATTCCGTTCTCTATTCCGGCAGCCGGCTACGGGTCAACCGTAATGCCGATTATCGCTTCTACAGCGTTTGCAGCATTACTCGAAAAACAATTACGAAAAATTATTCCAGATGTAGTAAAACTGTTCTTGGTTCCGTTCTTCGCAGCATTGATCACAGTACCACTGACTTTCTTGGTGATTGGGCCTATTATGAACGTGGTTTCTGATGCGTTAGGAAATGGTTTGATTGCATTACAAGGCTTCAGTCCAATTCTATTTGGTGCTATACTTGGTTTCTCTTGGCAAATTCTCGTTATGTTCGGGATGCACTGGGCGATCATTCCGTTTGCAATTATTGCGTTGTCTCAAGGTCAGCCAACACAGCTGTTGATTGCTTCAGGTGGTGTATCATTTGCCCAAACGGGTGCAGTTTTGGCAGTAATGTTGAAAACGAAGAATGCTAAATTGAAAGAACTATCTATTCCAGCATTCATCTCAGGGATTTTTGGTGTAACTGAACCAGCAATCTACGGTATTACCTTACCGAAAAAGAAACCATTCTGGGCTTCTTGTGTAATCGGCGGGATAACAGGTGCGATCTCTATGGGCTTAGGAATTACAGCTTATCAAATGGGTGGACTAGGTATTTTCAGATATACAGGGCAAATTTCTCCGGACGGGGATATCAAATTTGCGATTTGGAGTATGATTCTTGATGCTGCTGCTCTTATTGCCGGATTTGCATTAGCATATGCTATCGGATTTAAGGATGATGAAGATACAACTACACCAATGTCTAAGGAAGAAGCAAAGCTTGTAGCAACTGGTAAACAAAACAAGCTTGGCAAAAACGAAGTGGTTTCTCCAGTTAAAGGTTCAGTATTACCCTTGAGTCAATGTAAAGATCAAGCTTTTGCGCAAGGTGCATTAGGAAAAGGTGTATTGATCGAACCAACTGAAGGTATAGTTAGAGCACCGTTTGATGGAACAGTGATGACATTATTCCCGACAAAACATGCGATCGGTCTGATTTCTGATCAAGGCATGGAACTGTTGATTCACATTGGTATGGATACTGTTCAGTTAGATGGAAAACATTTTGAAGCTAAGGTGGCACAAGGGGATAAAGTGAAAAAAGGTGATGTTTTGGTTACCTTTGATATCGAAGCGATTAAAGCAGCTGGCTTTAGTGTGGAAACACCGGTTATTGTGACAAACACTGGCGATTATCTTGATATCGTAGAAACACAGAACGGTGAAGTAACATCAAAAGATACACTGATTACGGCATTAGCTTAA